From the Flavobacterium gyeonganense genome, the window TTTTCTTGCTAAAAACGTTTTTAATTGCTCTGGCGTATCTTCGGCAAGGCTTATAAAAACAATATCTTTTCGGGCTTTGTACTTTGAAGCCAAGGCATTGACCTGCGGAAATTCTTTTATACAGGCTACACAGTGAATGTACCAGCATTTGATTACGATTATTTTTCCTTTCATAGATTCGTTTGAAACTACATTTCCGTCTAAATCTTTGAATGAAAAATTTGGAAAAGAGGTTCCTTCCATTTTAAAATTGTGCAAAGCATCAAAAGCCTGCTGATTGATTGTGGCTTTTATACTGGTATCTGATTTTGGAAGAATTTTGAATAATTTATAATAGAAAACCGAATCAGCTGATTTTAATCGGATTGGGATTAAATTTCCGTTTACTAACTGATTTAAAAATGTTTCTTTTGAGATTTCTTTTGAAAGATGATCAAAGGCGGTGAAATCTCTGGAAAGCATGATGTTTTTGCTTTGATATGCTGACCATTCGGTAAAATTCTTTTGAATTTGGATGGGATTAACCTCAGGATTTCTCAGTTTACTTTGAGCTGAAGAAATAGTAAAGATTAGAAATGTTACTATAAAGATGATTGGTTTTTGCATGAAATTTAATCGAATAATTTTAGGCTCAAAAGTACGCAAAATTAATGTTTCCCGCAGATTTTACAGATTTTGGAGATAAATTGATTTGGCAAACTTCCTTATAAAACGTAAAGCCCTAGCCCTGATCGAGGCGTTATCCTTTTGTGGCGGTCCCGATAACTATCGGGAGCCACAAAAGATTAAGCGGAGAGCAGGACACGAGCGATAGCGAAGTGACGAAATAAACAGCTCCTAAACTTAAACATAAAAAAACCTGACAATTACTTGCCAGGTTTAGAATGCTCTCCTCTAAGCAAAAACCAAATAACAAATTACCTAAAATCGATACATTGTGGAAATATAAATCAGATTAAAAAATAAATAACCAAACTCAATTTTAACCTTACCAATTTTTTATTTCCTTAATTTTAAAACATTCAACTTATTAATTGGGATGAATATCTCCACCGGATTTATGCCGGCAGAGAGATCTGTTACCAATTAACACAACTTCACTTAAACTACTTTACTAACTCAAACTTTTATATTAACTTTTTAAGACTTGTATAAACTGCCAGCTCAACATCGGCATGGTCTTTTGTATTACAATCTTCAATTAAACTTTTTAAATCTGCTGATTTTAAAGTTGATTTATTATCTAAAACGCGTAACAATTCCTGTGACGCATCGCTCAGCTTTTTAGCTAAAGGCAAAACTGGCTGTACTAATGGTGCATTGGCACTTAAGTCATTTAATTCTTTATCTAAGGCAATCCATTTGCTGAAAAATGCAGCAACTTTTGCTTTATTTTCAGGTGTTTTACTTGCCATATACTGCGTTACAGCATTATCAAAAGCCAATGCATCTTTTGCATCCGGCGTGCAGGCATCTGCAAAAAGAGTGAACGGTGAATAGGTTTGATATTCTGTTCCGTCTTTGTTTCGTGTATATCCTTTTAGAGGTTCGCAAACATTTGAGAATTCATTAAGGGATTTTACATTTTGATTGTTTGCAATATTTCTTAAAATCACATCTTTGTTGCGAATGTGTGTCAGCCCTAATTCTTCTAACCGGAATGAAACCGTTTCAAGGCGTCTGCGCATATCGGCTACATCTGTAATATTTTCGGCTGACCAAAGTCTTTCGGCAATTGCAGCTGTTCTGGGCCAAATTCTGGAATCTATTGTTTCCGGCGTTGCCAATTCTGTCCACATTGGAGCTTCCCCACCTAAAATTCTAGCTTTTTCTTCTGCTGTCAACTCCACTCCTTTCGGCATTGGGTCATTCAAATAATGGCTTTCAATTGGGTACATCAAATCGATATAATATCCGTTTGACAAGACTGCTTTGTAACCTTTTTTTACCGCTTCTGCTAAAGACTGGCCTGGCAGAATACCTTCATTTGGTCCTCTCCACGAATGAACGATTGCTTCTTTTGAAAGATTTTTGGTTAAAATTTCTTCCCAGCCCATCAACTGTTTACGGTGTTTTTTTAGCATCGGAGCCAGCTGCATGGTGAAATATGTTTGTAATTCGTGATTTGTTGCTAATTTATTTTTCTTTTTAAATTCCTGAATTTTAGGATTGGCATCCCAGTCTTTCCCTTCATTTTCATCTCCTCCAATGTGAAAATAATCTCCGGGAAACAATGGGCAGACCTCATCAAAGATTTCGCTTAACAATTGGTATGTTTGTGGGTTTGTGGGATCTAATGTAGGCGTAAAAATACCTGCATTTCTTTCGACTGTATAGGTTGCAATTGCTGTTCCCTGAATATTTTTTTCTGCTCCGCCTTTTACCGTAATTGCTTTGCTTCCTATTTCAGGATAAGCAGTCAATATCGCAGTTCCGTGACCCGGAACATCAATTTCCGGAACAATCAAAATACCGCGTTCATCAGCATATTTTACGATATTTCTAATTTCTTCCTGTGTATAATACATTCCATCCGAAGCCAGTTCAATTAGTTTTGGATGTTTTTTCATTTCGATTCTCCAGCCCTGGTCATCCACTAAATGCCAGTGAAAAACATTCATTTTCATAGCTGCCAGTCCGTCAAGATTTCTTTTGATAACATCTACCGGCTGAAAATGCCTTGCAGCATCAATCATCAAACCTCTCCATGTAAATCGTGGAAAATCTGAAATTTGTGCGTTCGGAAAATAAAATGATTTACTATTATTCTGCAACAGCTGCAATAACGTTTCAAGGCCATGTAAAGCTCCCAGATCGCTGGTTGCCTCTATTGTAATTTTATTTTGTTTGATGTCTAAATGATAACTTTCATCTTCATACAAACCAATTTTTCCGCTTTTAATGCAGTTAATCTGAAGTTCAGCTGTTGGAACTTCGTTTAGTTTTGAAACAAAATCCTGTCCGAAAAAAAGACCTGTTCTGCCATCTAAGCGACGTAAAAAACGGGTTACCCCTCCAAAAATTCTCGGATTTGGATTGCCGGTAATATTTACTTTAAAATTTTTACTCAAAGTAAAACTTCCGTCATTTAAAACAACATTTTGCGGCCAGGGCATAAGATTTAGCTGCTCTTTTTTAATCTGAGCACTAGAAGTTAAACCTGCTAATAGTAGGACTAGTATGTATTTCATTTTATGGCGCTTGAAAAATGGTTATCCTGAGACAACATTAATAAATAGATAAAAAATCCAGAATGATCACTCTATTGATCCTCACTATCAGTATGAAATCAATCTGAATTTGGTCATTTGATTAAATCAAATCCTAAAAATAATCTTAGTAATCAAAACGTTTGAAAGCCTCAATAGCTTCGTATTCTGCCAAACCTAATTCATCGTATAGAATGGCTGTGTTTTTGTTTCGGTCTTCTGCCCTAACCCAAAACTCTCTTGAATCATTCCCCTGAAACATAACCCTGTCTTTTTGAGACTGGTGATATAAAATCGCATGACGCTTCAGTAATACTTCAGATGGAGAAAGCGGAACAGCCATGTCTATTTCGTGAATATCCCATTCGTGCCATGCTCCTCTGTACAACCATAACCAACAGTCATCCATATATTTTTGTGGTTTTAATTCTTTCATCGCAGCAAATATTGCATTCAGACAAACTTCATGCGTCCCGTGCGGATCAGCAAGATCACCAGCAGCAAATACCTGATGTGGTTTTATTTGAGCAATAACATCTTTTACGATTGCAATATCTTCAGGACCTAACGGTTTTTTCTTTACCTGTCCGGTTTCATAAAACGGAAGATCTAAAAAGTGCGTGTTTTCATCTTTTAGTCCGATATATCTTGTTGCAGCATACGATTCCCTTCTTCGAATCAGTCCTTTTAATTTTCGAACTTCCAATGAATCTACCTGATCTTCAGATTTGTTGTTCAAAAATTCAATTACGGATTTGAAATTAATTTTAGCATCGGCATTACCAACAAAATCGTTACATACTTCAGCAAATTTTAATGCTTCGTCATCTGTAACCGCTATATTTCCTGAGGTTTGATATACTACGTGTACATCATGCCCCTGTTTAATTAATTTTGAAAAAGTTCCTCCCATAGAAATCACATCATCATCAGGATGCGGACTAAAAAGAATCACTCGTTTTTTTGCCGGATTGGCTCTTTCAGGACGATGTGAATCATCCGTATTAGGTTTTCCTCCAGGCCATCCTGTAATAGTATGCTGCAATACGTTGAACATGTTAATATTCAAATCGTACGCAGAACCTTCCTGTGCGAGAAGATCAGACATTCCGTTGTTGTTGTAATCACGATCTGTCAATTTTAAAATCGACTGTTTTGTTTTTTGGCACAACCAAACAATGGCTTTGCTTTTTAATTCCTGTGTCCAGATACATTCACCCACTAACCAAGGTGTTTTGAAACGTGTTAATTCTGAAGCCGCTGACTGATCTAAAACGAAGGTTGCATTAGGATGGTTTTGTAAAAATGTGGCCGGAATTTCAGAACTGATATCACCCTGAATGGTCCTCTTGATGATATCGGCTTTGTTTTGTCCCCATGCCATTAGTACAATTCTCTTCGATCTCATAATGGTCGAAACTCCCATGGTAATTGCTCTTTTCGGAACGTTATCAATACCATTAAAGTCAGATGAAGCATCTACTCTTGTAATGTGATCCAGTGTAATAATTCTGGTTCCGGAGTTGATGTGTGATCCCGGTTCGTTGAAACCTACGTGACCTGTACGTCCGATACCTAATAACTGAAAATCAAGACCTCCGGCTTGTTTGATATTCATTTCATAGTCTATACAATATTGATTCAGCTCATCAATTGCAACAGTACCGTCGGGAATATTAATATTTTCAGGATTTATGTCAATATGATTAAAAAGATGCTGATGCATGAAATAGTGATAGCTCTGATTATTCTCCTTTGACATTGGATAATATTCATCCAGATTGAAAGTGATTACATTTCTAAAACTTAATCCTTCTTCTCTATGCATTCTTACCAATTCCTCGTACACTTTTATAGGAGAAGACCCTGTTGCCAGACCTAATACACAGGTTTTATTTTTTTCTTGTTTTGATCTGATTAATTGTGCGATTTCCTGTGCTAAAATTACAGAAGCCTCTGCTGAACTTTTAAAGATTTCATTGTGAATTTTCTCAAATCTTGTCTCTTCAAATTTCCCTGCACTTTTATAGCTGATATCAGGTTTTATTTCTAAAGCACTTTTCATTTTTTTCTTTTTTGGTATTATATAAAGGTAAAGTTTTTAATATAATGGTATAAGTAACTTTCATCACTTATACCATTTTACAACCATACTTATTTTTTTATTTTTAGAAATTTGGAGCGTCAACATCCCACCATAGTCTTGTTGCTCCATTGTCAGGGCCACCAAGTACAGCAGAACCAGATTCAACACCTTTGGGGTTATTTGCAACTTCACTTTGAGCAAAAGGCAATCTTCTAACTCCAAGTTCAGTACTAATTATACCGCCACTTTTGTTGTTTGTAATTCTAAACAATTTTGGATAACCAGTTCTTCTAAATTCTGACCATGCTTCCTGACCATCCGGATAAGTAGCAATCCATTTTTGAGTGATAATTTTTTCAAGATTTGTTTCTTTATCTGCACCCCAGGCAACAGTAACTTTTGAAACTGCAGGTCTATTATTAGCAGGAAATAAAGGATCAACATAATCCATCGCTTTTTTTGTATTATCCGCAGCATAAGCAATTGCCCCTTCAATACCATTTTGTTCAAATGATGCAGCTATACCGGCTTCATACAATTCTTTGCCAGTCCCTCCCATATTCCAGCCTCTTAAAGCACCTTCTGCTCTTAAAAAATAAACCTCAGCGGTAGACATCCAGGTAACTTCGCCAGTTTTTGTTCTGGGTCCGGTTTGAGAAAATTTAGCATAAGTAGTCCCTGAAGGATAAGTAACTCCTGTTCTTACCGATGCATACTGTCCGGGAGTAACTTCAGCAGTTTCCCAATATTTTGCAATACGTGGATCTCCATAACCTCCTAAGATAGACTGCATATCAGCTCCCATAAATAGTCCAACCCAGGAATGACTCATTACATCAATCACGTTAAGATCCACAGGAGATTTAACTTTCATTACATCACTATTAACTTTAAAAACACCAATTGGATTATTTACAGCTTTTTCAGCTTCTATTTTAGCCAATTGCGGATCAACTTTAGAAATACGCATAGCCATTCTCAAACGAAGCGAGTTTGCATATTTCACCCATTGTGTATAGCTTCCTTCATATGCAGATAAATCTGTACCAGTAAATGCAGAAGGTTCATTTTCATTAATTCTCTTTGTTAACTCAGCAACTGCGAAATCAATATCTTTAAACATTTGTGTATAAATATCTTTTTGCGAATCATACAAAACTGCGCCTAAGTCACCAAATTTAGAATATACTGCAGGGCCGTACATATCAGTTATTCTTTGCATTTGTGCCACTTTTATAATTAATGACCATGCATAGAATTGATCAAATTTTCCTTCGGCTCTTTGCTTAACTTTATAAAGATTTGAAATAACATCAAGATAAGCTGTATCCCATGCAAAGCCATTCCACCCGGGATTTAAAGCATAATCATAGTTGTTTAGTGTTCCAAATGGTACCGGAGTAATCATATAACCTGACCACGCATCAGCTTGTAAACTTTGTTGTAATTGGTACTGCCAGGTAATATCAGAAATATACATTCTACTAAAAGAAGGTTTAAACAAACTTTTAATATTATTATAATCTTGCTCTAACTGTTCAGTTGTAGCCCCTGTTGGGTTAGTGTTTATATCTTCAAAATTATCTGTACAACTCATCGCTGCAAGTAAAGAGAAACATAATGCAGTTGTTTTTATTTTATTTATTGTCATGATTGTAAGATTTAGAAAGTTAAGTTTAAATTAATACCAATACTTCTTGTTGATGGCATTCCGAAAACATCAACACCTTGTAAACCTTCTCCAGTACTTAAAGCTACGTTTGGATCAAATGGAGCATCTTTGTAGATAAAGAATAAATTTCTTGCAATTAATGAGATACTTGCCGACTCTACTAAAGGCAATTTATCTTTTTTGAAAGTATAACCAATAGAAACCTCTCTTACACTTACATTTGTAGCATCATAAACATACTCGCCTGAAACCCCATTTCTACCTGCTGTGTTAGTATAATAATCAAAGGCATCCATTGAGGTTACCGGAGTAGTACCATCACTAGCTTTTACTCCATTTATTTTTACTGCACCTGCATTTCTGGCATCACCAGTTGCCTTAGACACTCCGTTATAATCATTGATTGCCTGAGTTAAACTTAAAACTTCACCCCCAAATCGTCCATCAAGTAAAACATTGGCAGTAAATGAACCTATTTTGAATGTATTTGACCAACCTAACATAAAATCAGGATTTGCATTACCCACTTCTTCCCAATCTGTTCTTTGAATAGTATTATCATCATTTACCAATATTCTTCCCTGATTATCTTTTTTAAATTTTATCCCTTCGATAACTCCAAAAGGTCTTCCTTCAATTAGTGCATACCTATAAGTATTTGAACCTGGATCTGTAAGTGTTATTCTTCCTCCTTCTCCTTGATCTGCAGGAATGTCATTTACTTTACTTTTATTTTGTGAGTAATTAACTCTGGATTCCCAATTGAATTTATCCCCTTTTATAATATCCGCAAATAATACAACTTCAAAACCTTTATTTGAAATACTACCTGCATTGATTAGATAATTTACATAACCATTAGTATTTGTAGTTCCTGCAGGAACCTGCATTAATTGATTTTTGGTTTCAGAATCATAATATGAGAACTCAAATCCTAATCTATTATTAAATATTCTCCACTCTGTACCAATTTCAACCTCAGATTTCATTTCAGGTTTTAATGTAGTTCCTGGTATTGGCCCACTAGTTGGTACAATGCTTCCTGCGACGATAGTAACAGTTGGATTTGTAATAAATGCAGTAATATCATTACCGGCTTGTGCATAAGTAGCACGAACTTTTCCAAAGTTAATAAAATCAGGCATTGTAGCCATTTCACTAACAATAGCCGTCATACCTACTGAAGGATAATCATACCCTGGTGAATCAGTATTAACTAAAGTAGATGACCAGTCTTTTCTTATAGCTGCATCTAAAAACAAATAATCCTTATATCCAAAAGTTGTAGCAGCAAATAATGATTGTACTTCTCTTTGATATGCTGTTTGTACATTCCCATTATTACTTGCAAAATTTCCTAATGTAAAAACGTTAGCATAATTTAATCCTCCACCGATTCCTGAATCAAGAGTTACACCAGCACTTTTACCATTATTGATACTGGCACCTATTGTAGCGTTGAATGAAAAATGCTCAGAAAATTTTGTATTAATTAAGCCTATCAAATCTGCATAATTTTGATTCGAAATTAAAGTCGAATTAAGATATCTACCATTTGTATGTACTAATGAAGTGGCAGATGTGGCAAACATTTCTTTTTGGAAATTGTTCTCACTTCTATTATAGCTGTATCTAGATGTTAAATGAAACCAATCTGCAATTTTATAATCTAAAGCAATAGCTCCGTTGAAAAAATTATTGGTATCAACAGATTTTTGCTTGTTTATTTGCCAATATGGATTCTCATTGCTTTCGTTAACAGTAGCAAAACCAGGATAATTCTGAATCATCATGTTTCTTACAGGATCATAAACTTCATATGTTTTTAAATCATTTAAACTAAATGCTCTTGGATGGGAAAAAACACCACTAATTGGATTAAAATACAATCCATTTGTAGGTCTGTTGTCAATTTTTTGAACAACATAATTTCCTGTTACGGCAACATTTAATTTATCTTTGAAAAAAGTACTTGTCTGACGAATCC encodes:
- a CDS encoding TlpA family protein disulfide reductase, producing MQKPIIFIVTFLIFTISSAQSKLRNPEVNPIQIQKNFTEWSAYQSKNIMLSRDFTAFDHLSKEISKETFLNQLVNGNLIPIRLKSADSVFYYKLFKILPKSDTSIKATINQQAFDALHNFKMEGTSFPNFSFKDLDGNVVSNESMKGKIIVIKCWYIHCVACIKEFPQVNALASKYKARKDIVFISLAEDTPEQLKTFLARKPLSYSVIPNMKEYMNETLQLNAFPTHFILNKEGLIKKVVSNFESLEVALEKESKL
- a CDS encoding RagB/SusD family nutrient uptake outer membrane protein, which translates into the protein MTINKIKTTALCFSLLAAMSCTDNFEDINTNPTGATTEQLEQDYNNIKSLFKPSFSRMYISDITWQYQLQQSLQADAWSGYMITPVPFGTLNNYDYALNPGWNGFAWDTAYLDVISNLYKVKQRAEGKFDQFYAWSLIIKVAQMQRITDMYGPAVYSKFGDLGAVLYDSQKDIYTQMFKDIDFAVAELTKRINENEPSAFTGTDLSAYEGSYTQWVKYANSLRLRMAMRISKVDPQLAKIEAEKAVNNPIGVFKVNSDVMKVKSPVDLNVIDVMSHSWVGLFMGADMQSILGGYGDPRIAKYWETAEVTPGQYASVRTGVTYPSGTTYAKFSQTGPRTKTGEVTWMSTAEVYFLRAEGALRGWNMGGTGKELYEAGIAASFEQNGIEGAIAYAADNTKKAMDYVDPLFPANNRPAVSKVTVAWGADKETNLEKIITQKWIATYPDGQEAWSEFRRTGYPKLFRITNNKSGGIISTELGVRRLPFAQSEVANNPKGVESGSAVLGGPDNGATRLWWDVDAPNF
- a CDS encoding SusC/RagA family TonB-linked outer membrane protein; the protein is MKKILLIFMIVFTAQVSLAQVKNVKGLITDSDGMPLPGASVSVEGGQKGTTTDFDGLYSIDVQSGQTLIFSYVGLETQKIVVGESTEINVKMATAVSNALNEVVVTSLGIKKTRKSLTYAAQELKGDELTRVKDANLINTVAGKIAGVAITKSSSGAGGSTKVVIRGNSSFTNNQPLYVIDGIPLVSSGASQPNGTFGDLAGGNRDGGDIVSLINPDDYEGMTVLKGAAASVLYGSQGANGVILLSSKKPKASSGTFNINSVTTFESAAYLPKFQSDYTSNVGDARSWGAKEKVQGDVDDFFETGVNQITSMSFSKATEGNTTSLTYANTDASGIMPGNHLKKNNFGIRQTSTFFKDKLNVAVTGNYVVQKIDNRPTNGLYFNPISGVFSHPRAFSLNDLKTYEVYDPVRNMMIQNYPGFATVNESNENPYWQINKQKSVDTNNFFNGAIALDYKIADWFHLTSRYSYNRSENNFQKEMFATSATSLVHTNGRYLNSTLISNQNYADLIGLINTKFSEHFSFNATIGASINNGKSAGVTLDSGIGGGLNYANVFTLGNFASNNGNVQTAYQREVQSLFAATTFGYKDYLFLDAAIRKDWSSTLVNTDSPGYDYPSVGMTAIVSEMATMPDFINFGKVRATYAQAGNDITAFITNPTVTIVAGSIVPTSGPIPGTTLKPEMKSEVEIGTEWRIFNNRLGFEFSYYDSETKNQLMQVPAGTTNTNGYVNYLINAGSISNKGFEVVLFADIIKGDKFNWESRVNYSQNKSKVNDIPADQGEGGRITLTDPGSNTYRYALIEGRPFGVIEGIKFKKDNQGRILVNDDNTIQRTDWEEVGNANPDFMLGWSNTFKIGSFTANVLLDGRFGGEVLSLTQAINDYNGVSKATGDARNAGAVKINGVKASDGTTPVTSMDAFDYYTNTAGRNGVSGEYVYDATNVSVREVSIGYTFKKDKLPLVESASISLIARNLFFIYKDAPFDPNVALSTGEGLQGVDVFGMPSTRSIGINLNLTF
- the nagB gene encoding glucosamine-6-phosphate deaminase, coding for MKSALEIKPDISYKSAGKFEETRFEKIHNEIFKSSAEASVILAQEIAQLIRSKQEKNKTCVLGLATGSSPIKVYEELVRMHREEGLSFRNVITFNLDEYYPMSKENNQSYHYFMHQHLFNHIDINPENINIPDGTVAIDELNQYCIDYEMNIKQAGGLDFQLLGIGRTGHVGFNEPGSHINSGTRIITLDHITRVDASSDFNGIDNVPKRAITMGVSTIMRSKRIVLMAWGQNKADIIKRTIQGDISSEIPATFLQNHPNATFVLDQSAASELTRFKTPWLVGECIWTQELKSKAIVWLCQKTKQSILKLTDRDYNNNGMSDLLAQEGSAYDLNINMFNVLQHTITGWPGGKPNTDDSHRPERANPAKKRVILFSPHPDDDVISMGGTFSKLIKQGHDVHVVYQTSGNIAVTDDEALKFAEVCNDFVGNADAKINFKSVIEFLNNKSEDQVDSLEVRKLKGLIRRRESYAATRYIGLKDENTHFLDLPFYETGQVKKKPLGPEDIAIVKDVIAQIKPHQVFAAGDLADPHGTHEVCLNAIFAAMKELKPQKYMDDCWLWLYRGAWHEWDIHEIDMAVPLSPSEVLLKRHAILYHQSQKDRVMFQGNDSREFWVRAEDRNKNTAILYDELGLAEYEAIEAFKRFDY
- a CDS encoding beta-N-acetylhexosaminidase; translated protein: MKYILVLLLAGLTSSAQIKKEQLNLMPWPQNVVLNDGSFTLSKNFKVNITGNPNPRIFGGVTRFLRRLDGRTGLFFGQDFVSKLNEVPTAELQINCIKSGKIGLYEDESYHLDIKQNKITIEATSDLGALHGLETLLQLLQNNSKSFYFPNAQISDFPRFTWRGLMIDAARHFQPVDVIKRNLDGLAAMKMNVFHWHLVDDQGWRIEMKKHPKLIELASDGMYYTQEEIRNIVKYADERGILIVPEIDVPGHGTAILTAYPEIGSKAITVKGGAEKNIQGTAIATYTVERNAGIFTPTLDPTNPQTYQLLSEIFDEVCPLFPGDYFHIGGDENEGKDWDANPKIQEFKKKNKLATNHELQTYFTMQLAPMLKKHRKQLMGWEEILTKNLSKEAIVHSWRGPNEGILPGQSLAEAVKKGYKAVLSNGYYIDLMYPIESHYLNDPMPKGVELTAEEKARILGGEAPMWTELATPETIDSRIWPRTAAIAERLWSAENITDVADMRRRLETVSFRLEELGLTHIRNKDVILRNIANNQNVKSLNEFSNVCEPLKGYTRNKDGTEYQTYSPFTLFADACTPDAKDALAFDNAVTQYMASKTPENKAKVAAFFSKWIALDKELNDLSANAPLVQPVLPLAKKLSDASQELLRVLDNKSTLKSADLKSLIEDCNTKDHADVELAVYTSLKKLI